Proteins encoded by one window of Gemmatimonas aurantiaca:
- the argS gene encoding arginine--tRNA ligase, which translates to MSAVDGDASGTPPDASQSAGQNTGPSTSEPVSHADALRAELVRAARTLGAPDDVHPVLERPRDPSFGDWATNLAMTLAKPLGRKPRDLAEALIAALDTTRVGIKAAEIAGPGFINFRLDPGFQARGLLQILAAPEQWGRHDLGRGERVVVEFVSANPTGPLHVGHGRQAALGDAISTLLEWTGWNVDREFYYNDAGAQIANLAKSTQARVRELGGHALEIPDGGYHGEYIREIAERYVQEHPEDRDGNDLDAMRQFAVAALRHEQDLDLQAFGVKFDTYYLESSLYTDGRVDKTVEALKQSGYTYEENGAVFLRTTAFGDDKDRVMKKSDAKGGDYTYFVPDVAYHVTKWERGYHRAINVQGADHHSTTTRVRAGLQALGIGIPQGYPDYVLHQMVTVMKSGEEVKISKRAGSYVTVRDLIDEVGRDAVRYFYLMRKGDSQLVFDVDLARSQSEENPVYYVQMAHARMCGIFRVGEIDPLSVTPDGVDLGVLSEPAEQELIKQLLDFPAIVKGAAENLEPHRIAGWLLETARTAHTWYHKHHVLGEPEAITRARLVLARATQLGIAAGLRILGLTAPERM; encoded by the coding sequence CGGTGCTCGAGCGTCCGCGCGATCCCTCGTTCGGCGACTGGGCCACCAATCTGGCCATGACGCTGGCGAAGCCGCTGGGACGCAAGCCGCGCGATCTGGCCGAGGCGCTCATCGCCGCGCTCGATACCACGCGGGTAGGCATCAAGGCCGCCGAGATCGCGGGGCCGGGCTTCATCAACTTCCGTCTCGATCCGGGATTTCAGGCGCGCGGGCTGCTGCAGATTCTCGCTGCGCCCGAACAATGGGGACGTCACGACCTCGGCCGCGGGGAGCGGGTGGTGGTGGAGTTCGTCTCGGCCAATCCCACCGGTCCGCTGCACGTGGGGCATGGTCGTCAGGCGGCGCTGGGAGATGCCATCAGCACGCTGCTCGAATGGACCGGCTGGAACGTGGATCGGGAGTTCTACTACAACGACGCTGGCGCGCAGATCGCGAATCTCGCGAAGAGCACGCAGGCACGGGTGCGTGAACTCGGTGGCCACGCGCTCGAGATTCCCGACGGCGGCTATCACGGGGAGTACATCCGCGAGATCGCCGAACGCTACGTGCAGGAGCACCCGGAAGACCGCGACGGCAACGACCTCGATGCCATGCGGCAGTTTGCCGTGGCCGCGCTGCGTCACGAGCAGGACCTCGATCTGCAGGCCTTCGGTGTCAAGTTCGACACCTACTATCTCGAGAGCTCGCTCTACACCGACGGGCGGGTCGACAAGACCGTCGAGGCACTGAAGCAGTCGGGGTACACCTACGAGGAGAATGGCGCGGTCTTCCTGCGCACGACGGCCTTCGGCGACGACAAGGACCGCGTGATGAAGAAGAGCGACGCCAAGGGTGGCGACTACACCTACTTCGTGCCCGATGTCGCGTATCACGTGACCAAGTGGGAACGTGGGTATCACCGCGCGATCAACGTGCAGGGCGCCGATCATCACAGCACCACCACGCGTGTGCGTGCCGGTCTGCAGGCGCTGGGCATCGGCATCCCGCAGGGCTATCCCGACTACGTGCTGCATCAGATGGTCACCGTGATGAAGAGCGGCGAGGAGGTGAAGATCTCCAAGCGCGCCGGCTCCTACGTGACCGTGCGCGATCTCATCGACGAGGTGGGACGCGATGCGGTGCGGTATTTCTATCTGATGCGCAAGGGCGATTCGCAGCTCGTGTTCGACGTCGATCTCGCGCGCAGTCAGTCGGAAGAGAACCCCGTGTATTACGTGCAGATGGCACACGCGCGGATGTGCGGCATCTTCCGCGTGGGTGAGATCGATCCGTTGTCGGTGACACCAGACGGCGTCGATCTCGGGGTGCTCAGCGAGCCCGCCGAACAGGAACTCATCAAGCAGCTGCTCGACTTCCCCGCGATCGTGAAAGGCGCGGCGGAGAACCTCGAGCCGCATCGCATCGCCGGCTGGCTGCTCGAAACGGCCCGGACGGCCCACACCTGGTATCACAAGCATCACGTCCTCGGTGAACCCGAGGCCATCACGCGCGCGCGTCTCGTGCTTGCGCGTGCCACGCAGCTCGGCATCGCCGCCGGCCTGCGCATCCTCGGACTGACCGCGCCGGAGCGCATGTGA